In Lathyrus oleraceus cultivar Zhongwan6 chromosome 2, CAAS_Psat_ZW6_1.0, whole genome shotgun sequence, the DNA window cctagggctttgtctcaatgaaaatggcacttgcttgcttgattgcctgattctcctgatcagttgacctagttcatcaactgagcttgcacttgggcagatggacaatgcaatgttatgcagtgaacatggttaatgctatgacctagtatgaaatgaatgtacacaatggtagggtgcaaatttgaggtgctacaataagCAACCACCTTACCATTCTTCATAAGCACACCTCCTAATCCCATCTTCGAAGCATCGCAATAAACCACAAACGGTTCCTCGGGATTTGGCAAAATCAAAATCGGAGCCGTTGTCAACCTTTTCTTCAACTCAAGGAAACTTTCTTCGCATCAGACATCCCACACAAAAGCAGCACCCTTACAAGTTAACTTAGTCAAAGGAAGTGCCAACTTAGAAAAGCCTTCTATAAACCTCCTATAGTAACCTGCCAAGCCTAGGAAACTTCTTATCTCAGTAACTGATGTAGGAGCTTCCCATTGCAACACCGCATCAATCTTCGATGGATCAACCGCAATTCCGTCACCGGAAACAACACGACCAAGAAAGCTAACttctctcaaccaaaactcaccCTTAGACAACTTAGCATACAATCTCTTCTCTTTCAACACTTGCAAAACAATACGCAAATGTTCCACATGCTCTTCCTCCGACTTAGAATAAATCAAAATGTCGTCTATGAACACCACCACAAATTGATCCAAATAAGGATGGAAAATGcgattcatgtactccatgaataTTCCTGGCGCATTAGTAACGCCGAAAGGCATCACCGTGTACTCGTAGTGTCCATAACGAGTCCTGAAAGCAGTTTTCTGAATGTCCTCATCTTTCACCTTAATTTGATGGTAGCCCGACCTTAGATCAATCTTACTGAAAATACGAGCACCCACTAAACGATCCATCAAGTCATCGATCCTTGGGAGTGGATACCTATTCTTAATCGTCACcttattcaattgtctataatcaatacaaagtCGCATGCTTCCGTCTTTTTTTTTCACCAGCAAAACTGGAGCTCCCCAAGGTGATACACTAGGTCTCACAAACTTCCTTTCAAGCAAATCCTCTAGCTGACTCTTCAGTTCAGCCAACTCTGATGCTGACATCCTATACGGCGCCATAGAGATGGGTCTAGTACCAGGTACAAGGTCAATAGTGAACTCAACTTCTCTTTCTGGCGGTGCACTAGGAATCTCATCGGGAAAAACTTCAGGGAAATTGCACACCACCGACAAGTCCGCAATTACAGCCTGACTCTCCACAGACAAGCTTGCCATTAACAAGAACACAAACGTGTCTTCTTCTATGAACTCCTTCAATTGTTTCTTGGATAACAATTTTGTTCTTCCCTCTTCTTCGGCAGAAGAAAACCTCACAGTGTTGttgtagcaattaatatgaaCATAGTTGGATTTCAACCAGTCCATACCCAATACTACATCCAACCCGACAAGCGGCAAACAAACAAGATCAACTACAAAATCTTTACCAAATATTGACAAGGGGCAACTCTTACACGCAAGAGACGTAGATACCGTTCCCTTAGCGAGAACCTCAACAATCATATCTCTACCCAAGGAAGACAAGGAAAGACCCAATCTTTCAACACAATCCGCAGCAACAAAACAGTGTGTggcaccggtatcaataatagtaattaaaggaaTGCTATTAATGAAACAAGTACCTCGAATAAGTCCATTTTCATTTGTAGTCTGAGTTCCTGACAAAGCAAACACTTTACCACTCTCTTGTCCCCTCTTTGGCTTCTGACATTTAGCACTGATATGTCCTTCTTCCCCACAGTTAAAGCAAACAACATCCTTCTGCTTACAATCACGAGCCGCATGTCCCGGCATACCACAACGGAAACATCTCGTTTCACCAAGCCTACACACATTACTCTtgtgacccggctttccacacttgAAACAGATAACATTAGCAGGAGCATCTCCCTCACTTGTTCTTCGACTCGGAATCACTTTATGTTTCCCTTTTCCAACCGGAGTTTCATATGGCTTACCACGGCTGTGTTGACCCCTTCCTCTCTTCTCAGACAAGATCTTATAGTGTGCATTGTTGTCCTCTTCAAAGATTCTACAACTATCAATCAGATCCGCAAAGACGCGAATCTTTTGATATCCCACAGCTTTCTTAATTTCCGGAcgcaatccattttcaaacttgatgcacttaGAGAATTCGGCATTGGCTCCATCATAGTGAGGATAGAACTTAGCCAATTcagtgaacttagcagcatactccgtgACTGACAAGTTCCCTTGCTTCAACTCGAGAAATTCAATCTCTTTCTTTCCTCGCACATCTtctggataatacttcctcagaaattctCTACGAAACCCTTCCCAAGTAATCTCCTTGCCCGCAGTTTCCAACCTTAGACAAGTGTCCACCCACCAATAATCGGCTTCACCTGACAGCTTATGAGTTCCATAACAGATCTTTTGCACAAGAGTGCAATCCATAACTCTGAAAATTCtttcaatctccttcaaccaagCCAAGGCTCCTTCAAGATCATACCTACCCAGAAAAGTAGGCGGGTTCTCCCTCTGAAACGTCGCCAGACTACGAGACCCCACGTTCTCGTCAGCAATGGGTGGGTTCTGGAACGCTTGAGCCATTGCCTGCATAGCTACAGCAAGAGCCTCATCATTCCTCCCAGCGTTTCTTCCGGCCATCTTACACTTCTGCTCACAACACACACAAGGATTAGCAACAAATTAACAACACAGGGTCGTTAAACAACAAAAGACTCAACAACGTGGTCGgatggaccgacctgctctgataccactaatgtaacaccccaattctacccgtcgtaaattcaattaaaaatcagagtaaacaattttcacacaaaattgaGGCATCACATATATCATTTCATCAACACTTAAACAAATTACACAACACGGCAATTGCGCAAGGATCCACTTAGTCCTTGTCAAATAATAAACAACACTGTATATGTATTCACCTAGTCCATATAGCAGCAATACACAAAAAAAATCGCAACGGAAATCATTTAGATAATTAAGTCGAGTCGTACATTTACACATTCAAAGAAAACAAGCAAACAAATGCCCATCACAACTATCACATACAATGATATACAAAAGGGCATTGTTACTATCAAAATCATGAAAAGCATTCATTAACCCCTGAGTGTTACAATCCTAATCAGAGCAATGACGCCAAAAGTGTGCTACCACTATCCTCCTCTCAACGCGGAGCACCTGCACGTTACCAATATAAAGGTAACGGCCAACAACAAAAGGGTGAGATACTCAAATCATATAATCAAGATAATGATAAGCAATATATAAGTAAATTCAGAAAGTTAGAAATATTGTTACCACATCGCACAATCCTTCACTTGAATGCTTATGTATTTAATCATAAACAAAGTCAATAATCATCCACAACATCAATGTTACATCATAGCATCTCATCACTTTAACATTTCATCAATCCATCATAAAACATTACGATTCATCGCATCATCGCAAAATATCACCGCACTTCATAAACCATCACAtaacaacaattatcacaaaatGCGGAAATAAACATAACCAACATATGTGACTCAACTATGCAAATGTTATGCGGTACCGACTCATCGCTTTGCCATCAAGGCCAAGGCTTTATGCCCACTTCGCTTTTGCCAAAAGGCCACGTCGCTATTGCCAAAAGGCCACGTCGCTTATGCAAATGTATGTGACTCCATGATAAATGATACACATACACCAAAATCATCATCGCATCAACATAACTCATCACAATGGCTGAAGCCCACGTCGCTATTGCCATTTAGGCCACGTCGGCATTCACATGCATAAAAGCATTCACACAACATCATATTCACCAacattcatacatatgtttatatataaaacAAATGAGAATATTCATCATAATCAATTGTTTCATCATACAATCTCTTAGGTAATTCAACCTCATGCTATGTTTATTTACATCGCACACCTACACACTATAGTTAAGTGGTATTCCTCATTAATCAAATAGGCTTCCTACTATATCAATTATTAATCACTTTTCCAAAATAATCACTTATTAAAATAAGCCCTTATAATGGCCTATAAACATCAACAACATGTAGAAAATTTCATAAGCTTCGCAACGCTTCGAACGGGGACCAAAACGGAGTTACGATTCAAAAGTTATGACTGTTTGAagtttacaaaaaaaaattatgttttcAACTCAGCTGGCGCCCCGAATTTAGCAGGAAACATAGAAAATGCGTTTTTGACCGTTAAATACCTTCCGGgcctccgatttcgattccgtaaaaagtctcATTCTCAGATTTCAACGAACTACAATATTTTCAGTATTACAAAGTCATTCTAATCCACAATTTAacttttatttcatcattttaaACATCATTCAA includes these proteins:
- the LOC127121697 gene encoding uncharacterized protein LOC127121697 — encoded protein: MAGRNAGRNDEALAVAMQAMAQAFQNPPIADENVGSRSLATFQRENPPTFLGRYDLEGALAWLKEIERIFRVMDCTLVQKICYGTHKLSGEADYWWVDTCLRLETAGKEITWEGFRREFLRKYYPEDVRGKKEIEFLELKQGNLSVTEYAAKFTELAKFYPHYDGANAEFSKCIKFENGLRPEIKKAVGYQKIRVFADLIDSCRIFEEDNNAHYKILSEKRGRGQHSRGKPYETPVGKGKHKVIPSRRTSEGDAPANVICFKCGKPGHKSNVCRLGETRCFRCGMPGHAARDCKQKDVVCFNCGEEGHISAKCQKPKRGQESGKVFALSGTQTTNENGLIRGTCFINSIPLITIIDTGATHCFVAADCVERLGLSLSSLGRDMIVEVLAKGTVSTSLACKSCPLSIFGKDFVVDLVCLPLVGLDVVLGMDWLKSNYVHINCYNNTVRFSSAEEEGRTKLLSKKQLKEFIEEDTFVFLLMASLSVESQAVIADLSVVCNFPEVFPDEIPSAPPEREVEFTIDLVPGTRPISMAPYRMSASELAELKSQLEDLLERKFVRPSVSPWGAPVLLVKKKDGSMRLCIDYRQLNKVTIKNRYPLPRIDDLMDRLVGARIFSKIDLRSGYHQIKVKDEDIQKTAFRTRYGHYEYTVMPFGVTNAPGIFMEYMNRIFHPYLDQFVVVFIDDILIYSKSEEEHVEHLRIVLQVLKEKRLYAKLSKGEFWLREVSFLGRVVSGDGIAVDPSKIDAVLQWEAPTSVTEIRSFLGLAGYYRRFIEGFSKLALPLTKLTCKGAAFVWDV